In the genome of Kluyveromyces marxianus DMKU3-1042 DNA, complete genome, chromosome 1, one region contains:
- the HSF1 gene encoding stress-responsive transcription factor HSF1 — MDEITNPNDILLPHEGTGLTPVGISVGPEAYPINDVLHTSHLKGAADVEDPLIEDIVNPSLDPEGSSSEPSNEVVTPLMHPSFNIDHNMHRPSPVTGVYGLANTPGNQDYKSTTTESSRRESFLNDADNQQNQHTQPGNRGQKYYNGYSQTHHQPVVSLNKRKLLAKPHGVDKPHSKKKMSTTRARPAFVNKLWSMVNDSTNEKFIHWSDSGESIVVPNRERFVQEVLPKYFKHSNFASFVRQLNMYGWHKVQDVKSGSMLSNNDSRWEFENENFKKGKENLLENIVRQKPNSNMVGGGNDEVDINILMNELETVKYNQLAIAEDLQRITKDNEMLWKENMMARERHQSQQQVLEKILRFLSSVFGPNSAKTIGNGFQPDLIHELGDMQVQSPNNNTANMNPGSYHNEEDPMANVFGPLTPSDQMKIPQNQDHKVRPRLLIKNRSGSSSSSSIPSERASSYHRMVSTPVAVDQLHQQHTQQQQQQQQPHIQQRKQRQAQPQFPYVIQNSNGNSNGNGNGSANPAINNIGGGNGTQVGVQTFQPQHSIHSSNGDIQELTPSIISSDSPDPSFFQDLQNNIDRQEESIQEIQDWITKLSPGEDGNTPIFPDLNMASQFTTSHGNQGQIPSQTPDFNNSHIEELQQPRLNEPDIPSEEFNPQRKRRKAT; from the coding sequence ATGGACGAGATAACGAACCCTAATGATATTTTACTGCCCCATGAAGGCACTGGGCTAACGCCGGTTGGGATTTCCGTTGGGCCAGAGGCATACCCCATCAACGATGTGCTGCATACGTCGCACTTGAAGGGCGCTGCCGACGTGGAAGACCCGTTGATTGAGGATATCGTGAACCCATCTTTGGACCCGGAAGGGTCTTCCTCAGAGCCGTCTAATGAGGTTGTGACTCCCCTGATGCATCCCTCGTTCAATATAGACCATAACATGCACAGGCCATCTCCAGTTACTGGTGTTTACGGACTGGCAAACACACCTGGTAACCAGGATTACAAGAGCACTACTACGGAGTCGTCAAGAAGGGAGAGTTTTCTGAACGACGCAGACAACCAACAGAACCAACACACACAGCCTGGCAATCGTGGTCAGAAGTACTATAACGGATACAGCCAAACGCACCACCAGCCTGTTGTATCgttgaacaaaagaaagctGCTTGCAAAACCTCACGGTGTGGACAAGCCGCACagcaagaaaaagatgagCACTACTCGGGCTAGACCAGCATTTGTGAATAAGTTGTGGAGCATGGTGAATGACAGCACCAATGAGAAGTTTATCCATTGGTCGGACAGCGGTGAGTCTATTGTGGTTCCTAACAGAGAAAGGTTTGTGCAAGAAGTGCTCCCCAAGTACTTCAAGCACTCCAACTTCGCCAGTTTTGTGCGTCAGTTGAACATGTACGGCTGGCACAAAGTCCAGGATGTCAAGAGTGGCAGCATGCTAAGCAACAACGACAGCAGGTGGGAGTTTGAGAATGAGAACTTCAAGAAGGGCAAAGAGAATTTGCTCGAGAATATCGTTAGACAAAAGCCAAACTCAAATATGGTTGGAGGCGGAAACGACGAAGTGGACATTAACATCTTGATGAATGAGTTGGAGACGGTAAAGTACAACCAACTGGCTATTGCGGAGGATTTACAAAGAATCACTAAGGATAATGAGATGTTATGGAAGGAAAACATGATGGCCAGAGAAAGACACCAGTCACAGCAGCAAGTGTTGGAGAAAATCTTAAGATTTTTATCCAGTGTGTTTGGGCCAAACTCTGCAAAGACGATTGGAAACGGTTTCCAACCAGATCTTATTCACGAGTTAGGTGACATGCAAGTACAATCTCCTAACAACAACACCGCTAACATGAACCCAGGTTCTTACCATAACGAGGAAGATCCTATGGCCAACGTGTTTGGACCGCTCACTCCTTCTGATCAGATGAAGATACCCCAGAACCAAGACCACAAGGTTAGGCCAAGGCTTCTAATCAAAAATCGTTCCGGATCAAGTTCGTCATCTTCCATTCCAAGTGAAAGAGCATCATCATATCATAGAATGGTCAGTACTCCAGTTGCAGTGGATCAACTGCACCAGCAGCATAcccaacaacagcaacaacaacaacaacctcACATTCAACAACGTAAGCAACGTCAGGCACAGCCACAATTCCCTTATGTGATTCAAAACTCAAACGGAAACTCAAACGGAAACGGAAACGGAAGCGCAAATCCAGCAATCAACAACATTGGTGGTGGGAACGGCACCCAGGTTGGGGTCCAAACTTTCCAACCGCAGCATTCGATACATTCAAGCAACGGAGACATTCAAGAACTTACGCCAAGCATCATCAGCTCTGACTCTCCAGACCCTTCATTTTTCCAAGACCTGCAGAATAACATCGATAGGCAAGAGGAGTCTATACAGGAGATCCAAGACTGGATCACAAAACTCAGTCCAGGTGAGGATGGAAACACCCCAATATTCCCTGATCTCAACATGGCTTCTCAGTTCACCACTTCTCACGGCAACCAGGGCCAAATTCCATCGCAAACTCCAGATTTCAACAACTCACACATAGAGGAACTACAACAACCTCGATTAAACGAGCCGGACATTCCCTCAGAAGAGTTCAATCCACagaggaagagaagaaaggcTACCTGA
- the MNP1 gene encoding mitochondrial 54S ribosomal protein bL12m (mitochondrial) — protein MLRQAVRSTSVFSRASRLGLVRYQSSAAAVNGGANAAAPAATPVDPKIAQIVQDISKLTLLETSALIQELKTQLNIPDISFPAAGAGTPAAAAPAEEAKEEEVVEEKTIFSIKLESFDAKSKPKIIKEVKNLLGLSLVEAKKFVESAPKVLKENVAKEDADKVKAALEGLGAKIVLE, from the coding sequence ATGTTACGCCAAGCGGTTAGATCAACCAGTGTTTTTTCTAGAGCCAGCAGATTGGGTTTGGTGCGTTACCAAAGTAGCGCAGCAGCTGTGAACGGAGGAGCCAATGCTGCTGCCCCAGCTGCCACCCCAGTGGATCCTAAGATTGCCCAAATTGTGCAAGATATTTCTAAGTTGACTCTTTTGGAAACATCTGCTTTGATCCAAGAGTTGAAGACCCAATTGAATATTCCAGACATTTCTTTCCCAGCAGCTGGTGCTGGCActccagcagcagcagctccagctgaagaagccaaggaagaggaagttGTCGAAGAGAAGACAATTTTCTCCATCAAGTTGGAATCCTTCGATGCCAAGTCCAAGCCAAAGATCATTAAGGAAGTGAAGAACTTGCTAGGTTTGTCATTGGTTGAAGCCAAGAAGTTTGTCGAGAGTGCACCAAAGGtcttgaaggaaaatgTCGCCAAGGAGGACGCAGACAAGGTTAAGGCTGCTTTGGAGGGTCTAGGTGCCAAGATTGTCTTGGAGTAG
- the MPS2 gene encoding Mps2p: protein MDGSRFLDRAWSLLDGEKRGYIYANDIPNLIGFISNELPSKLTTSSNDKVIESWISSDPMKRVTKEEFKQVFSMLVGTSFDAAIEMAKESEVFTPNRRGSGLFGSYRRSSNDSLPDTAEQLQSLKRELQEWKDKYGFLEREFQFFLAQEKKNAKVIDNTKHEFIIGELNRKLAEQDEAIRDLKQQLDYGLVAKPIKKWINTKFLITAFLHLLPKALFLFVIVVLGCYVIPLISLTKRPVAVPASPFMRQESWWERSSMLSRIQWYFKDRMENNIERNTSELMQNYNSVFGIS from the coding sequence ATGGACGGTTCACGGTTTTTGGATCGTGCGTGGTCGTTGTTAGATGGCGAGAAACGCggttatatatatgcaaaCGATATTCCTAACTTGATAGGGTTTATCAGCAATGAGTTGCCATCTAAACTAACGACATCATCGAATGATAAAGTAATAGAGTCTTGGATAAGCAGTGATCCTATGAAAAGGGTCACAAAGGAAGAGTTCAAACAAGTGTTTTCGATGCTTGTTGGAACATCCTTCGATGCCGCCATTGAAATGGCTAAAGAATCTGAAGTTTTCACACCAAATAGACGTGGGAGTGGATTGTTTGGGAGTTATAGGAGGTCATCAAATGATTCTTTGCCGGATACTGCGGAACAGCTTCaaagtttgaaaagagaactGCAAGAATGGAAGGATAAATATGGGTTCTTGGAACGAGAgttccaattctttttggctcaagagaagaagaatgcGAAAGTAATAGATAATACCAAGCACGAGTTCATAATTGGAGAATTGAACAGGAAACTTGCGGAACAAGATGAGGCCATACGTGATCTAAAACAACAGCTTGATTATGGGTTAGTTGCTAAACCTataaaaaaatggataAATACCAAGTTTCTAATAACAGCTTTTCTGCACCTACTACCGAAAgctttatttctttttgttattgtaGTACTGGGTTGCTACGTTATACCACTAATAAGCCTTACAAAACGTCCAGTAGCTGTACCGGCGTCGCCCTTCATGAGACAAGAGTCTTGGTGGGAAAGAAGTAGCATGCTAAGCAGAATTCAATGGTATTTCAAAGATAGGATGGAAAATAATATCGAACGTAATACGTCAGAGTTGATGCAGAACTATAACTCCGTGTTTGGCATAAGTTAA
- the DLD1 gene encoding FAD-binding oxidoreductase (mitochondrial) — translation MSSAYRAHAKKSRSTLYTGAAIVGTGGVAGYLGYLYASASGKGDSKVLFPLGSKTKLQDLDSPVYLDPEFDLAQFRERLGQIVREQDISFKKTDIDDHSFNNYTLHKPKDNERPYVIVFPQDTDHVSEIMKLCYEFKVPVIPFAGGTSIEGQFVSTRNIKDSAAASEEQNNTVTLVLDFNKYMNKVIKINVDDLDCVVQPGVVAKQLNDEHLNQLGLMFGPDGAPGCEIGGQIGTSCSGTNAYRYGTMKENVVNMTVVLADGTIIKTRQRPKKSSNGYNLTGLFIGSEGTLGVVTEATVKLHVKPIYETISIVSFEDLSKASHLVQLLTKKGILGINAIELLDGNMMKAINFSGQTSRKWKEQPTLLFKLGSHNKKILKEVVNDIKKLSKDAQCTSCEFAETHEQQEELWSARKAIFWSSIDYGRHLFGPDVKIWSTDIAVPVSKLASVIDETLEEVTSSGLYGTIVGHVGDGNFHCLVMYNDTNEKKALEVIDNMNIRAIANEGTCSGEHGIGTSKRKFLALELGDDTISVMRRIKMALDPSRILNPDKLFKIDPSDKND, via the coding sequence ATGTCTAGCGCATATCGCGCTCATGCGAAAAAGTCAAGGTCTACACTATATACTGGAGCTGCAATTGTGGGTACTGGTGGTGTGGCTGGGTACCTTGGGTATTTATATGCGAGTGCGAGTGGGAAAGGTGACTCAAAAgttttgtttccattgGGTTCGAAGACCAAGCTGCAAGATTTGGATTCGCCGGTGTATCTAGATCCTGAGTTTGACCTGGCACAGTTCAGAGAACGTCTTGGACAGATTGTTCGGGAACAAGATATCTCGTTCAAAAAAACTGACATCGACGACCACTCGTTCAATAACTACACGTTGCATAAGCCCAAGGACAATGAGAGGCCATATGTGATTGTGTTCCCGCAGGACACCGACCATGTGTCGGAAATCATGAAGTTGTGCTATGAGTTCAAGGTTCCCGTGATCCCATTCGCCGGTGGTACCTCTATCGAGGGGCAATTTGTTTCGACTAGGAACATAAAGGACAGTGCTGCTGCATCTGAGGAGCAGAACAACACGGTCACCTTGGTGCTGGACTTTAACAAGTACATGAATAAAgtcatcaaaatcaacgTTGACGATTTGGACTGTGTGGTACAGCCTGGTGTTGTTGCTAAGCAGCTGAATGACGAGCACCTGAATCAGCTTGGTCTGATGTTTGGACCCGACGGTGCGCCGGGATGCGAGATCGGAGGGCAAATTGGAACCTCGTGCTCCGGAACCAACGCCTACAGGTACGGGACGATGAAGGAAAACGTTGTGAACATGACAGTTGTCCTCGCAGACGGAACAATCATCAAGACTCGACAAAGACCAAAGAAATCGTCTAACGGTTACAATCTTACTGGTCTGTTTATCGGATCTGAGGGTACCCTTGGCGTGGTAACAGAAGCAACAGTGAAGTTACACGTCAAACCAATATACGAAACGATCAGCATTGTAAGCTTTGAAGACCTATCCAAGGCCTCGCATTTAGTGCAACTTCTAACGAAAAAAGGTATATTGGGAATAAACGCTATCGAGTTGCTAGATGGTAACATGATGAAAGCTATCAACTTTAGCGGGcaaacttcaagaaagtgGAAAGAGCAGCCAACACTGCTCTTCAAACTGGGATCGCATAATAAAAAGATCCTGAAGGAAGTCGTcaatgatatcaaaaaacTCTCGAAAGATGCCCAATGCACATCCTGTGAGTTCGCAGAAACACATGAACAGCAAGAGGAGCTGTGGTCTGCTAGAAAAGCTATCTTCTGGTCTTCAATTGACTATGGTAGACACCTGTTTGGGCCAGATGTCAAAATATGGTCGACTGACATTGCAGTCCCCGTATCGAAACTGGCGTCAGTCATAGACGAgactttggaagaagttaCCAGTTCCGGTCTGTATGGAACAATTGTGGGCCATGTAGGTGATGGTAACTTCCACTGCCTGGTTATGTATAATGACACgaacgaaaagaaagccTTGGAGGTCATAGACAATATGAACATTCGCGCTATTGCCAATGAGGGAACATGTAGTGGTGAGCACGGTATTGGTACTTCAAAGAGGAAATTTTTGGCTCTGGAACTTGGTGATGATACTATATCAGTTATGAGAAGGATAAAAATGGCCCTGGATCCTTCACGTATTCTTAACCCAGATAAGCTCTTTAAAATCGACCCATCAGACAAGAACGATTAG
- a CDS encoding Smr domain-containing protein, whose translation MSYVGDRGALLSTGKDYNHATDGEYKRLRGLADQAFKEKQKLSQQSQQCYKSGDKSRAHDLSEEAKRKLKEAEDYNLQAAEYVFVANNADSSSNEIDLHGLYVKEAKWILQRRVAAAVKNGETELHIIVGKGLHSAHGVAKLKPAIQELCDEANLNDHVDPKNAGVVVVDLRGARIPVSWDTTDFSTYAQSQAKPSKPQQIYSSPQQPQYQQNNQQQPQFQSQYHQQQQHQPQQQSFTESKLFEQLLSLFCQCIKKNI comes from the coding sequence ATGAGTTACGTTGGTGATAGAGGGGCATTGCTTTCCACGGGAAAAGACTACAATCATGCTACCGATGGTGAATATAAGAGATTAAGAGGGCTGGCAGACCAAGCGTTTAAGGAAAAGCAAAAACTATCACAGCAATCTCAACAATGTTACAAGTCAGGTGATAAATCTCGAGCACACGATTTGAGCGAAGAAGCTAAGCGGAAACTAAAAGAAGCCGAAGATTATAACCTCCAAGCAGCAGAATATGTTTTCGTGGCCAATAACGCAGATAGTTCGAGTAACGAAATTGACTTACATGGGTTGTATGTCAAAGAAGCCAAATGGATTTTGCAGCGCCGAGTGGCTGCAGCTGTGAAAAATGGCGAAACTGAATTACATATTATAGTGGGGAAAGGTCTACATTCGGCTCATGGTGTTGCCAAATTGAAGCCAGCTATCCAGGAACTTTGTGATGAGGCTAACTTGAATGATCACGTTGACCCAAAGAATGCAGGTGTTGTAGTTGTTGATTTAAGAGGGGCTAGAATTCCAGTGTCATGGGATACTACAGACTTTTCGACTTACGCACAATCTCAAGCTAAACCAAGTAAACCGCAACAGATTTACAGCAGCCCACAACAACCACAATATCAACAGAAcaatcaacaacaaccacagTTCCAGTCCCAATATCaccagcaacagcagcatcAACCTCAACAGCAATCGTTCACTGAATCAAAACTATTCGAACAATTATTATCCCTATTCTGCCAATgtatcaagaaaaatatatag
- the RPB9 gene encoding DNA-directed RNA polymerase II core subunit RPB9, with translation MLYPREDKETQKLLFECRTCPYVEEAGTPLVYRHELKTNIGETAGVVQDIGSDPTLPRSDKECPKCHSRENVFFQSQQRRKDTSMVLFYVCLQCSHIFTSDKKNKRTAFS, from the coding sequence ATGTTGTATCCTAGAGAGGATAAAGAGACACAGAAGCTTCTCTTTGAGTGTCGTACGTGTCCGTATGTGGAGGAAGCGGGGACTCCATTGGTGTATCGTCACGAATTGAAAACGAACATTGGTGAGACTGCTGGTGTTGTGCAGGATATAGGATCGGACCCCACACTACCGCGGTCTGATAAGGAGTGCCCGAAGTGCCATTCGCGGGAGAATGTGTTTTTCCAGTCTCAacagagaagaaaggataCTAGTATGGTGTTGTTTTACGTTTGTCTCCAGTGCTCGCATATTTTCACCTCTgataaaaagaacaagagaacAGCCTTTTCTTAA
- the AFT1 gene encoding AFT superfamily family — protein sequence MAIKQEMGASSGLDPLDPLDPLSNAEFWHASPSFEMMNSPKVSPASTVMTHTPSVGGQQSSNSEVSYNNVLSENAIEALQKQQDQNKLIHLDPIPDFKDKSEVKPWLQKIFYPQGIEIVIERSDSMKIVFKCKAVKKARSGVAAAAAAASSGSGVAGSSGHFLGCAYVGMNTNPMLNKGSSKKKDGSGNNARCKDEKCGGDGSCENSGGANVDANAAENANASNSTTSTGKKKRVTGPYNSCPFRVRATFSLKRKKWNIVVINNVHTHPLRFNPDSEDYKKFKKGLYDSGDIETVKKFDELEYRTKSNLPIDLSPIPCDCGLTQEIQSFNIVLPTTNIIASTSRAGSSDANTVSKPKKCKNSLKKKSKKLRLKNTKQKLQQDIESNSAHTSATGTPLGNVPNTLNLQFDVNMDLGVQSTSGSNMNSSVVLTPQENIYSHDFFPNTASSQRNDSPNFSNLNPSYFNTENEIDFTELFSKPLPHFKNNQQPVPQSQDAIPLSFSHKPSNSGIPDTHHSQAQGRHMLYQNVDSTPSTHSSPSMNVMTTGKNSMTITPALNTATAATGPTQSSVPLYSSDISKEQIQDFVDMNQIFGTSEYSKDRNSNSNTPNSVIPGRSLNFQHSRLPTSNQHQNQSAICEINNYDVCANDFGQCGGVGAGVETNSHSNTNSITLTTSSMGNGINSSVHGYDIPIKTELTSNPQEYISNVLNTDFNELKLSQDEQHQQQGGMNNLGSQSNYNYQLMFDEELNQPQQTTHNPHTLWEEPHGFLQ from the coding sequence ATGGCGATTAAGCAAGAGATGGGTGCGTCTAGCGGTTTGGACCCGCTGGACCCTCTGGACCCGCTTTCGAATGCGGAGTTTTGGCACGCatctccttcttttgagaTGATGAATTCGCCGAAGGTGTCACCTGCGAGCACTGTGATGACGCATACGCCTAGTGTGGGCGGGCAGCAGAGTAGCAACAGCGAGGTTTCGTACAATAATGTTCTGAGTGAGAATGCGATAGAGGCATTGCAGAAGCAACAGGACCAGAACAAGTTGATCCACTTGGACCCGATTCCTGACTTCAAGGACAAGAGCGAGGTGAAGCCGTGGCTCCAGAAGATATTTTATCCGCAGGGGATCGAGATTGTGATTGAGCGGTCGGACAGCATGAAGATTGTGTTCAAGTGCAAGGCTGTGAAGAAGGCGAGGAGCGGGGTTGCGGCTGCGGCGGCCGCGGCGTCTTCGGGTTCTGGGGTAGCGGGGAGTTCCGGCCACTTCCTAGGGTGTGCGTACGTGGGCATGAACACGAATCCGATGTTGAATAAGGGTTCgagtaagaagaaggatggCAGCGGTAATAATGCCAGGTGCAAGGACGAGAAGTGCGGCGGCGATGGGTCGTGTGAAAATAGCGGCGGCGCTAACGTCGACGCTAATGCTGCGGAAAATGCTAATGCTAGTAATAGTACCACATCCACGggcaaaaagaagaggGTCACTGGTCCATACAACTCGTGTCCCTTCAGAGTGCGAGCTACTTTCTCgttgaaaaggaagaagtgGAACATCGTGGTGATTAACAACGTGCACACCCACCCGCTACGGTTCAATCCCGACAGCGAGGACTacaaaaaatttaaaaaggGTCTATACGACAGCGGCGATATCGAGACGGTCAAGAAATTCGACGAGCTCGAATACAGAACTAAATCGAACCTGCCTATCGATTTGAGCCCTATCCCATGTGACTGTGGTCTAACACAGGAAATCCAGTCCTTTAATATCGTccttccaacaacaaacatTATAGCATCAACCAGCAGAGCTGGTTCTTCTGATGCAAACACTGTGtcaaagccaaagaagtgtaaaaactctttgaagaagaaatcaaaaaaattgagGCTAAAGAAtacaaaacaaaagttgCAACAGGATATCGAAAGCAACAGCGCTCATACTTCCGCTACAGGAACGCCATTAGGAAATGTACCAAATACACTGAATCTCCAATTTGATGTCAACATGGACTTGGGTGTACAGTCCACTTCTGGATCAAATATGAATTCAAGCGTGGTATTAACCCCTCAAGAAAACATATATTCGCATGATTTCTTCCCCAACACAGCTTCCTCGCAACGTAATGACTCaccaaacttttcaaatctAAACCCAAGCTACTTTAACACTGAGAATGAAATTGACTTCACGGAGCTATTTAGCAAACCATTACCtcatttcaaaaacaatcagCAACCTGTACCCCAATCACAGGATGCTATTCCACTCTCGTTTTCTCATAAACCATCAAACAGTGGTATTCCGGACACCCATCATTCTCAGGCCCAAGGCAGGCATATGTTATACCAGAACGTTGATTCTACACCATCTACTCATTCATCACCTAGTATGAATGTAATGACCACAGGAAAGAATTCTATGACAATCACACCAGCTCTTAACACAGctacagcagcaacagGACCCACTCAGAGTTCCGTGCCATTGTACTCATCGGATATATCTAAGGAACAAATTCAAGATTTCGTTGACATGAATCAAATTTTCGGCACCTCCGAATATTCTAAAGACCGTAATTCTAACTCAAATACCCCGAACTCTGTGATTCCAGGACGGTCATTAAACTTTCAACATTCTAGATTACCAACTTCAAATCAACATCAGAATCAAAGTGCTATTTGTGAAATAAATAACTATGATGTCTGTGCAAATGACTTTGGACAATGTGGCGGTGTCGGCGCTGGTGTCGAAACCAATTCACATAGTAATACTAACAGTATTACCTTGACGACTAGTTCTATGGGTAATGGTATCAACTCGAGCGTCCATGGTTATGATATTCCAATTAAAACAGAGTTAACTTCAAACCCACAGGAGTATATCTCTAATGTACTGAATACGGATTTTAACGAACTTAAACTTTCCCAAGATGAACAACATCAGCAACAAGGTGGCATGAACAACCTCGGTTCTCAATCAAATTACAACTACCAGTTAATGTTCGATGAGGAGTTAAATCAACCTCAACAAACAACGCATAACCCTCACACCCTGTGGGAAGAACCTCATGGATTCCTTCAGTGA